In Streptomyces sp. NBC_01707, a genomic segment contains:
- a CDS encoding class I SAM-dependent methyltransferase, giving the protein MPGSSEEEERARFEALVAEAAAVSVDGWDFSWLDGRATEQRPSWGYARAMADRLGRAQAALDIQTGGGEVLASAPKLPPVTVATESWPPNIARATALLHPRGAVVVADADEPPLPFGDAAFDLVVSRHPVTTWWAEIARVLKPGGTYFSQQVGPASVFELVEYFLGPRPPEARGARDPQRARADAEAAGLDVVDLRPETLRTEFFDIGAVVYFLRKVIWMVPGFTVEQYRPQLAALHHLIETEGPFVAHTTRFLIEARKPQQP; this is encoded by the coding sequence ATGCCCGGATCATCGGAAGAAGAGGAACGCGCTCGCTTCGAAGCGCTCGTCGCCGAGGCCGCCGCCGTATCCGTCGACGGCTGGGACTTCTCCTGGCTCGACGGCCGGGCCACCGAACAACGCCCCTCCTGGGGGTATGCGCGCGCCATGGCCGACCGGCTGGGCCGGGCGCAGGCGGCCCTCGACATCCAGACCGGCGGCGGCGAGGTCCTCGCCTCCGCCCCGAAGCTGCCACCGGTGACCGTCGCCACCGAGTCCTGGCCGCCGAACATCGCCCGTGCAACCGCGCTGCTGCACCCGCGCGGCGCGGTCGTGGTCGCCGATGCCGACGAGCCGCCGCTGCCGTTCGGGGACGCGGCGTTCGACCTGGTGGTCAGCCGGCATCCGGTGACCACCTGGTGGGCGGAGATCGCGCGCGTGCTGAAGCCCGGTGGTACGTACTTCTCGCAGCAGGTCGGGCCGGCCAGCGTCTTCGAACTCGTCGAGTACTTCCTCGGTCCCCGGCCCCCCGAGGCCCGTGGCGCCCGCGACCCGCAGCGGGCCCGCGCCGACGCGGAGGCGGCCGGGCTCGACGTCGTCGATCTGCGGCCGGAGACGCTGCGTACCGAGTTCTTCGACATCGGCGCCGTCGTCTACTTCCTGCGGAAGGTGATCTGGATGGTGCCCGGCTTCACGGTCGAGCAGTACCGGCCGCAACTGGCCGCTCTGCACCACCTCATCGAGACCGAGGGGCCGTTCGTCGCGCACACCACCCGCTTCCTGATCGAGGCCCGCAAGCCGCAGCAGCCGTAA
- a CDS encoding A24 family peptidase codes for MYVMLTGVAALWGAATGLLVPRAAYRFSVEPEDAWRDTCPAGHPFSGVARGWLGSTRCAACAAGAAARTTAQTRTAAVPAPTVEPAVPVEPDEPVEPDESDEPDGSADTGTREGDGREGDACAEPVARYAPAVLAPVATTLGCAALAAATGPRPELAVWLLLAPVAVLLATIDRRVHRLPDRLTLPLAGAAVVLLGGAALLPEHAGSWLSALLGGLALGGFYLLLFLINPNGMGFGDVKLALSLGVTLGWYGWAIVFAGGFAGFVLGAVYGLGLVILRRAGRRTGIPFGPFMIAGALLGILFGGLAA; via the coding sequence GTGTACGTCATGCTGACAGGCGTCGCCGCGCTCTGGGGCGCCGCGACCGGACTGCTGGTTCCGCGCGCCGCCTACCGGTTCTCCGTCGAACCGGAGGACGCATGGCGGGACACCTGCCCCGCCGGCCACCCCTTCAGTGGGGTGGCCCGCGGCTGGCTCGGTTCCACGCGGTGCGCGGCGTGTGCAGCGGGTGCTGCGGCGCGTACGACTGCGCAGACGAGGACGGCCGCGGTACCGGCCCCAACCGTCGAGCCCGCCGTCCCTGTTGAGCCCGACGAGCCTGTTGAGCCCGACGAGTCCGACGAGCCCGACGGGTCGGCGGACACGGGTACGAGGGAGGGCGACGGTCGGGAGGGGGACGCCTGCGCCGAACCGGTCGCGCGTTACGCCCCCGCCGTCCTTGCCCCCGTCGCCACCACCCTCGGCTGCGCCGCCCTCGCCGCGGCCACCGGGCCCCGGCCCGAGCTTGCCGTCTGGCTGCTGCTGGCCCCCGTCGCCGTACTCCTTGCCACCATCGACCGCCGCGTCCACCGGCTGCCCGACCGGCTGACGCTGCCGCTCGCCGGTGCGGCCGTCGTACTGCTGGGCGGCGCGGCGCTGCTTCCGGAGCACGCCGGCTCGTGGCTGTCAGCCCTGCTCGGCGGCCTCGCCCTCGGCGGCTTCTACCTCCTGCTCTTCCTGATCAACCCGAACGGGATGGGCTTCGGCGACGTCAAGCTCGCCCTGTCGCTGGGGGTGACTCTCGGCTGGTACGGGTGGGCGATCGTCTTCGCGGGCGGCTTCGCCGGGTTCGTGCTCGGTGCCGTGTACGGGCTCGGGCTGGTGATCCTGCGGCGGGCCGGGCGTAGGACGGGCATCCCGTTCGGGCCGTTCATGATCGCGGGCGCGCTGCTCGGGATACTGTTCGGCGGCCTCGCGGCCTGA